The Bacillus sp. Y1 genome includes the window CTAATTGTAATTCCATCTATATTCACTCCTATAATTTATTTATTTTTGTACAGTGATAATGTCTCCAAAGTGTACAGTAATATAATTCTTATAGTGCTTTATCTGTACCTGCAAGCAATAAGGAATATCGTGTCCTCTCACTGAACAATTGCAAGTATACAACGTATGATTCAATATTGAAAGTACGCACTTTTATTTTACATAGTGCTAAAAAGTATACTATAGAAAAGCTTTTGTTTTTTACTAGAAAAAGCCATGCTGTCACTTGCCGTGTATTAGATTATTGCATAAATGATTAGTAATGTTTTGGATGGACATGGGAAATCTGTCATGATCATTACAGAAAAACCGGAGGAAATTGGTGAAAGGATAATCAAAGAATTAAATATAAGTATTAACGAAGGTGGAATTTTAAGTAAAAAGGAAAAAATAGTCTATTGTATAACCAATTTATTTATTTGAAATTAAAAAGGGTTTATTGTCAGTTGATCCTAATGCAATTATAGAGGCTTCTTATGTTTGTGAGATATCCGGTTTAGATAGCTGCTTATTATGCCAAAAGCTTCAACACAAAAAGAATAATATTCTCAACAAATTTATTTGTGGCCAGGGAGAGGATGCTCACCCTGGCTTTTTAATTTATTTAAACTGTTTTCGTAAAGTTTGTTGTTTTGGAAAAACCCTAGAAGCCGGAAATCTATTAATAGAAAAGGGATGGATGCAACAACCTCCCTCTGCCACTGATCACGAAAGTTTGGCAAAGAATTAGATCAATGATAATGATGCTTTATGATAATCAAGGACCTAGTTGATGGGTGTCAAGATGATTGCCTATAGTAGTTATTCCGTTAGATTATGAAATGACGGAAAAACATATTAGAGCCATGGGTTTAGTCCCAGAATTTCGATTAAACTGTGAAAATTCGTTTAACTGCGAAATTTCTAAGCACGTTCAACCTGAGAGGTTAGAACGAATGCTTAACATGATACCGGGAATAGTTGCAAAGGGATTATTTGTTGGCATGACTGACTTAGTTTTCCTCTGGATCTAGAAAAAATGTTGTCATGTTAAGAAAGTAATTTCCTTTAGAGAGAGACTTGGGGTCCCTCTCTATTGTTTTATTAAATCTTTACTATGATTCTACCTCTTGCTTGTCCTTTTAAAATAGTAGGTAAGGTTTCAGGTAATTCTTCTAGTGTAATTTTTTTATTCACAGTTTCAGAAAGAGTAGAAGGTTTTAAATCGGTTGCCATTCGATTCCAAAGGTCTTGTCTAACATGCATTGGACAATAAACAGAATCGACTCCGAGAAGGTTTATGCCACGTAAAATAAAGGGAAATACAGTGGTTGGAACGTTTCCTCCACCAGTTAAGCCGCTCACCGCAACAGAACCATTGTATTGGATTTTACTTAAGATGGATGCAAGTGTCTCTCCCCCTACTGGATCAACCGCTGCGGCCCAAATTTGATTATCAAGGGGTTTAATTTTCCCGTTAAAGACATCTTCTCGAGAGATAATCTCTTTTGCACCAAGCTTATGTAGAAAGCTAGACTCATTCATTTTACCCGTACTAGCGACAACTTCGTATCCTCTTTTTGAAAGCATGGAAACAGCTAAACTTCCTACCCCACCAGTAGCTCCAGTGACAAGGACTTTACCCTTTTCTGGCGATAAACCGTTATCTTCTAACCTTTGAATGGAGAGGGCTGCAGTAATACCTGCTGTCCCCAATATCATTGATTCCATCAACGTTAAATTTTCAGGTAAAGGGACAATCCAATCACCAGGAATGCGGGCATATTCACTATAACCACCATAATGGGATACCCCAATTTCATAGCTTGTTGCTATGATCTCATCTCCTTCGCGGAAGCGTGGATCTTGAGACGATACGACTACACCTGCTAAATCAATACCTGGAATAAAGGGATAGGTTGTGACGATTTTTCCATTCGGAATACTAGCTAAACCGTCTTTATAGTTAACCGCAGAATAAGAAACCTTGATTAAAACATCACCTTGAGGTAACTCATTTAAGGAAATATTTTTGACTTGAACAGAAAAATCGTTTTTATTTTTATCTACCATCAATGCTTTAAATTGTTCCATCATTCTTTAACTCCTTTCTTGAACAGCAGAATAGAATTTATATATTCCTTGTTAATATATTATGTACGGAAGAATATTACAAGTACATACTTTTGTTTCATATAGTGAAAAAAGTATACTATGGGTTATAATAAATATGGAGGTGAAGTGAAATGTCACGAATGCAGGATAAGATGTTTAATTGTGAAAAAGAATTAACTCTTTCCGTTATCGGTGGTAAATGGAAGATGCTTATACTATGGCATTTAGGAAAAGAGGGAACGAAGCGATTTGGTGAACTGAAAGCTCTTATGCCAGGGATCACGCAGAGAATGCTAGTTAATCAATTGCGAGAACTGGAAGAAGACTTGATTGTAAAACGCGAAGTCTATCCCGTTGTTCCTCCAAAAGTAGAATACTCCCTTACTGAACAAGGAAGAACCTTGATGCCGATTCTCGATGCCATGTACAACTGGGGGAAAGATTATATGGAAACTGCTGGGTTGAATCCTTTAGTAAGACAAGAGTCGATTAGGTGAATTTTATCTTTTGAATCAAAGGTTGACTCCGGCCAAGGGGATCAACCTCTTTTCATGATAATTTAATAATTATTTTCAGTGTTTTGTAATGCTTCAAAATAAAGCTGATAATTAACTTTTATTTCCGCTTTTTCCCAAGCGGCTAACCAAACTTTTTCGCTGATGGGTTTGGAAAAGGGGCTAAGGGTGTGTGTCCCAATTTGAAGAGGCTCCACCTTCAGCTCTTGCATTTTTTTTATGAGGTCCGTAGTTTTCATTTCTAATTCCGTTTCGATTTCCTTATGAAGCTCCATCAGTTCATTTCCGTTGAGGATATTTTTATTACCTTGATATTCCTCAATTCTTCCATTTAGTTTCACGTTTATTGTAACTAGGGAAAGATTTTTATGTAAATCCACATTTACTCTTGAGCGTAGATGTCCAATAACGACATCTAAATTGGATATTGGGAAGAACTTCAAATAGTGATCGTTGTCAAGAAGTTGAAATAATTGATCTTCGGTATTTGTGACCGTTTCTACTAATTTATCATTGCTAAAAAAAGCAGTCCCCTCGTAAGTAAAGTTATCATTCGCTACTTTGAAAACAGGAAGAACGGGATCTGAATATGGTGAAAACAGCTTATTTTTATATTCATGCAAATTGACAATGGTCATCTCACCTTGGTTTGTCCTCTCATAGTGTCTTAGCATCCGATACAGGTAATAATCAAGGTATTCTTGTTTCTTTGCTTGTCTGTTAATATATTCGTCAAAATTTCCTTTAACGATTACTAAATACATTCGTTGCGATATATCATAGTCTGTCAATAGGGTGTTAATCAACTGAATAATCCCTTGTTTCGCTAATTCCTCATGAATTAAAAAAAAACGGAGTTGTCCAACCTTCAATTCACGATAATATCTTAAATTAAAGTCTTTTCCTCCCTGTTTAAGGAGATCAACTTCTAGTGTTAATAAGCTTTTTGGCTCATTTACTAATGGAGGGACTAATGTACTCATTTTTATTTGTCCTTCTTCGCCTTTACTAATTGACCAAAAAGTGATAGGGGCAATATCTTCAATTGCGTTGTTCTCAACAAATGGGGCACATCCTGGAATCAGGACTAATGAAACAAAGATTCCCAAAACGAAAAGCATTTTCTTTCGTCTCATGCACTAACACGCCCTTTTAGCTTTGTCAATAGGAGCAAGAATGTTGGGACGATAAAGTAAGTTATTCCACTTAACCAAATTTGAATATTCAGGAGAATATTCTGCTCCCTTTCTATGGACCAAATCCAATTATTCACAATTACAAAGCAGAGAAATAACATAATACAAGTGACAGCAAAACCCATACGTGAAGGTTGGGTATTTGTTTTTTTTAGGATGATTCTTATAGCCCCATATATACATAACAAAAAAATTGATATTGCAAACACCAATACAAACATATGTAGTGAAAGCAGGATAATATCCAGTCGTTCAAACACGGGAGATTGTAAGTATCGAATCATATGAACAATAGGGTATTTACTTTTACTTAAATAATTTGAACCGAAAAAGAATAAACTCGCAATAAACAATAGCAAATACTCTAAAGTAGAAAGAGCATTCGCATAGGATAAATATTTACGCATTTTTTGTTGTGGTTTAATCCAAGGAATTAAACAGATTAAATACTCTGGTCCTGAAAATGAAGCCCAAATGAGTAACAATCCTTTCCATGATTCAGTTGTCCAATTGCTTGGTATCAAAGGATACAAATCATGTAATGCAGCGATTGGTGGAATAAAAAAGGGATAATATAAAAAAAACATCCAAAAAACACATAAAAAAACAATTACCACAAACCGTATGGTATTCTTCATTCCTAGTGAAGCTACATAGGAGCTCGTAAGAAGAATGAAAAAAATAATCCAATTTGAATTCATGGATGGGAAAATAAATTCATGAATGGCTTCTAAGTATCCGAGTGTGATCACCGTTATTTTGATTAGTATCAAGACAAGGCCTATAAAAGTCAAAAGCCTTACCATTCGAACACCCAAAAGTTCTACAAAACCTTGATATCCCTTTTTAGCATAATTTGATTCTAGCCATTTGCATAACAGCCTTATATTGAGTTGGGAAAAGATTGCCATTGCAACAATACCCCAAATCATAAACGGGTGTAATAAGTAGGTAGGCATTAATAAAAATAGGTAAAGCATTTGTAAACGGTTGACGATAAAAAATGCATAGATTCCGTCAAATTTAGATGGTTTATCAAATAAGGAAAATGTGGTCAACTATGAATCACATCCTTCGTTTGTATCTCCATTTCTGTAAAGGGTGTAAGTGATCTGGACGGGATTTCATGCTTATTAAAGGCCCTCTAATAAAGAGATCGATCCAG containing:
- a CDS encoding NADPH:quinone oxidoreductase family protein, whose translation is MMEQFKALMVDKNKNDFSVQVKNISLNELPQGDVLIKVSYSAVNYKDGLASIPNGKIVTTYPFIPGIDLAGVVVSSQDPRFREGDEIIATSYEIGVSHYGGYSEYARIPGDWIVPLPENLTLMESMILGTAGITAALSIQRLEDNGLSPEKGKVLVTGATGGVGSLAVSMLSKRGYEVVASTGKMNESSFLHKLGAKEIISREDVFNGKIKPLDNQIWAAAVDPVGGETLASILSKIQYNGSVAVSGLTGGGNVPTTVFPFILRGINLLGVDSVYCPMHVRQDLWNRMATDLKPSTLSETVNKKITLEELPETLPTILKGQARGRIIVKI
- a CDS encoding GerAB/ArcD/ProY family transporter; translation: MTTFSLFDKPSKFDGIYAFFIVNRLQMLYLFLLMPTYLLHPFMIWGIVAMAIFSQLNIRLLCKWLESNYAKKGYQGFVELLGVRMVRLLTFIGLVLILIKITVITLGYLEAIHEFIFPSMNSNWIIFFILLTSSYVASLGMKNTIRFVVIVFLCVFWMFFLYYPFFIPPIAALHDLYPLIPSNWTTESWKGLLLIWASFSGPEYLICLIPWIKPQQKMRKYLSYANALSTLEYLLLFIASLFFFGSNYLSKSKYPIVHMIRYLQSPVFERLDIILLSLHMFVLVFAISIFLLCIYGAIRIILKKTNTQPSRMGFAVTCIMLFLCFVIVNNWIWSIEREQNILLNIQIWLSGITYFIVPTFLLLLTKLKGRVSA
- a CDS encoding ribose-5-phosphate isomerase A; amino-acid sequence: MPIVVIPLDYEMTEKHIRAMGLVPEFRLNCENSFNCEISKHVQPERLERMLNMIPGIVAKGLFVGMTDLVFLWI
- a CDS encoding winged helix-turn-helix transcriptional regulator, giving the protein MSRMQDKMFNCEKELTLSVIGGKWKMLILWHLGKEGTKRFGELKALMPGITQRMLVNQLRELEEDLIVKREVYPVVPPKVEYSLTEQGRTLMPILDAMYNWGKDYMETAGLNPLVRQESIR
- a CDS encoding Ger(x)C family spore germination protein, which gives rise to MRRKKMLFVLGIFVSLVLIPGCAPFVENNAIEDIAPITFWSISKGEEGQIKMSTLVPPLVNEPKSLLTLEVDLLKQGGKDFNLRYYRELKVGQLRFFLIHEELAKQGIIQLINTLLTDYDISQRMYLVIVKGNFDEYINRQAKKQEYLDYYLYRMLRHYERTNQGEMTIVNLHEYKNKLFSPYSDPVLPVFKVANDNFTYEGTAFFSNDKLVETVTNTEDQLFQLLDNDHYLKFFPISNLDVVIGHLRSRVNVDLHKNLSLVTINVKLNGRIEEYQGNKNILNGNELMELHKEIETELEMKTTDLIKKMQELKVEPLQIGTHTLSPFSKPISEKVWLAAWEKAEIKVNYQLYFEALQNTENNY